A genome region from Crossiella equi includes the following:
- a CDS encoding helix-turn-helix domain-containing protein codes for MPIVVRIDVQLAKRKMSVGEFAERVGLTPANVAVLKNGRAKAVRFSTLEAICQVLECQPGDLLEYVPDEEETP; via the coding sequence ATGCCGATCGTCGTGCGCATCGACGTGCAGCTGGCCAAGCGCAAGATGAGCGTGGGCGAGTTCGCCGAACGCGTGGGCCTCACCCCGGCCAACGTGGCGGTGCTGAAGAACGGCCGCGCCAAGGCCGTCCGCTTCAGCACCCTGGAGGCCATCTGCCAGGTCCTGGAGTGCCAGCCCGGCGACCTGCTGGAGTACGTCCCGGACGAGGAGGAGACCCCGTGA